CGCAAGCCCGCCGAACTGCGCCGGTACTGTTACCCCTTCGTCGCGGTCGTGGCGCTCGCGGGTGTCGGGGTCGCGGGCTGGGGCGCCGGGATCGGAACGTTCTCGGTCGCGAGCGGAACGTTAGAGGGCGGACAGCTGCTCACCGACTACGTGGCGTACCCGTTCCTGTTCGGCTTCGCGACGTTCGTCGCGGGGGTGAGCCGGCGGTACGTCGGCGGCGTCGTCGCCGTCACCGTCGCGATGCGGCTCGGCTACGACTTCGCGGAGGTGTTCGAGGGCCCGCTCGCGACCGCGGGCACCGCTGGCATCCTCGTCGGGTACGCGACGCTGGTCGCGCTGTTCTTCGGGCCGGTGGCGAGCGCGGCGGCCCGGCAACCCCCCGCGCGGGAGCTGTTCTACAAGAAGACGCGGAACCTGTCGCTGTTCGCGTTCGGCGTGCTGATCGCGTGGGCGATGCTCCAGATCGCCGGGCTGTTCGATCAGTTCACCGCGACGGTGACCCTGGAGTACCTCGACCTCCTGCTCCGGGTCGGCTTCGCCGGCTTCGTGTTCGCGAACGTGGAGACGCTGGCGGCGGAGGCGGAGTCCGGGGTCGGGGGGGACGGCGGCAACGTGAGTCGGGACGCGGGCGCGACGCGGTCGGCGTCGAGCGCGGACTGAGTCGGTGCGGTCGGTTCTGCGCGCGGGACCGGTCGATTCGGCCGTACTCGGTCTACCCGCGCCATGGGTGGTCCCTGCGGTTCCGTTCATTCCTGCCGAAACTGACGCCGCGGTGTGAGAGCCCGTTTCGTCTGTCTCGCGTTCCCGCGCTTTCGGCTTCGATGGGAGGAGAGAGTACATTTCGTCTGTCTTCAGTCGGCCGGCCGGGTGATCGGCCGCGATCACTCGACTCAGCGGTCGTTCAGAGAGTGGGTTTCGTCTGTCTCGGCGGGTGTACCGACGCCGACACCGCACCGAACGGCGTTCGGGACAGTCCCCGCTCCCGACAGGACTACGATTAGCTGAGACAGACGAGACAAACAAAAACTGGTTTTAAATATACCTGCCTGTTTGGCGTGAACAGA
The sequence above is a segment of the Halorubrum sp. 2020YC2 genome. Coding sequences within it:
- a CDS encoding bacteriorhodopsin yields the protein MIEPSTVRFASAAIYAVSAVVLVALARRKPAELRRYCYPFVAVVALAGVGVAGWGAGIGTFSVASGTLEGGQLLTDYVAYPFLFGFATFVAGVSRRYVGGVVAVTVAMRLGYDFAEVFEGPLATAGTAGILVGYATLVALFFGPVASAAARQPPARELFYKKTRNLSLFAFGVLIAWAMLQIAGLFDQFTATVTLEYLDLLLRVGFAGFVFANVETLAAEAESGVGGDGGNVSRDAGATRSASSAD